The Nomia melanderi isolate GNS246 chromosome 7, iyNomMela1, whole genome shotgun sequence genome includes a window with the following:
- the LOC116433107 gene encoding uncharacterized protein LOC116433107 isoform X3 has product MAGGRSNNKRSGNLDRTHQWLRCHQLYASVTPELPSSETFKKYQLAEENRVIAKSLSNLQNNIWRIFTDSLYCDLNIIHGYNVIRTNQCIVKTRAPHFYEVLQPYFIYTNNHIDCILDKPGIFHHIQGFVRCLYNNTNLIQEEQLLVELILNVTYVSKFVNTPCVNNTSDISERYVDCTKTDCNVTINLRNTRNVKEYAAVDVSPTLSDMADSGLETGSVSPHENTASENSSTDFEELQVTEYASTNEDFDKIRVRCVNNRDQKVVADSDRYDSVNNYNSTCHIRDLVESGLMECASNEHSATCSSVDAEQPQLDSSSSSVENAQKAKVYTDEIFQYENQVLSDPFYESDCGSDENELFEFVDLGNASSVSADVEKESAKEESIEKSQDEKSCHYDYSQVEDAQSEDTKVEASHDVSKQTSSCNTSNYYFIDASTLNDETIVLPSTVTKNQCFDEKPQSHTSRPSEYNTNKSNDLTEDQCYKFTSVKTSNLQMGHERVAEFEREIKLTEHLEPFADARKIRRTDSTSEDKTSIGTETNKESLVVEIKEADSGESAHPSPYPDNNKNMNNDRHIVSRTNNDNDTSINLDNKKEVIEQVNEKDTDFMEDIRRPSLIRRNTFELDSNDEKLSVLRQEYERRQGTLVFQNAIPQYSGHRVDGDSCFIPPDEPEIPISNVLNKFAMDVQMPTATQYHTMPYLPLCNEKYEIDHTSTETNNSLQNDGKSNITYPVTRSASDKMVMDCGAELDNGSNSCSNSLPVTLNCILEKDTKTDTLKKTKCDDTTPIISGGVSTSDYSKPTDSPTVRRKTESTPIVSGGSVIMSEPEVKIKSTRMSSSMTAWVVDMSDCNKNDPKSANNSHVGMSQSFSTSECVKKPIRKISHEKHGSLGFFVNLKDMDSKPVTQQQICPPQKKDQNESGKSYCEFYVDMSHANNALKIKKLETEESTNKPDKFNEANDKKNIFSMFIDLSNPPTNSETTVQQTHRRSFSTFYDKRVEIKSDDTNSSENSTTREDQSINEQKSIREKAKPSVFMYIESDSPVVRRRTLSSSRPAFKRHSWNVDKTQSTNNNNGHIVKEIMFRKEHKRAHSLSVDRGDLKKLQAKPSCSSHSLSDTIKPECAAQKNSKFLKEGNGVLSNMDTSSEDAFEYDTRDTPPNSHVEVINEELRVSVKEHEYTELKTDRTTDNLNTSDVKTYEDEYSETSAWEKTCTESTEGQTRKSETFDISSGSGPSPDSDNHDYELSELLNGEVPNLDRTQTVPAVCNKISETHKSLNETIKKIESEFKDPDYEKPETTYENHNTASKKNDRAMKLNLVATTSNFVRLSDLDKTPIASRTSDTLIVKEDRTAYRMCNSIPETSWIESKLGMSRTNGSVRPLPRKFTSIMSTSLPSKQKSPLEDLTGEYDGEGIISESDLSSMQSSMGRSGAEGSTEETETSSLAGGRPYNRLGEDLLRMFLEEINPDVTIDVAGRRIRAHKCILSSRCQYFAAILSGGWIENAGNVISLQGYSYDAVHFALCHIYSGESNIPDSISIVELATLADMLCLEGLKEVIGYTLKVKYCHLFHKPCQICAVGVLECIPLAAAYGLDEVYRKSLRWVTRHFVRIWPCKAFATLPRELMEKCYHQHIVHMSTDNVLQTMMDCDKLLATLPNVRWAEPVFRMVSNLLETSMKFLSDNFSGILGNENFQSLGRELTWNISRLEDNFLAAAEHLPPEQACKSYSKLHKMLASVQVDENQEKMKWGPLFIDFLKKIQSRVEKCLVRDAARAARTTTWLKMDLELRRRIQELACLVILPHETSKRQSRHSNFVKEPKSSLSRSTTNRNLDLKRVKMVISKHNDKTLKQMVAVQQTKKVINKPKTDPLERKMQDDKPATTETSRPKSWPNKIEVKSRYLEPRNKSVPKETVQPPHQEKVLVHQRRKIMISSSDSSRTSSPAMKRATDKKPLAKIKLPIKKDVKALSSDSLTDPNSSRTNNKKDSLSKSCGITRPESPTFKQKNVEIGLSVDSLAESKNKPVAAKKKTTKMDTSMSTDSLMTEITTTPKSNVSNKLSPTLGKTINKTQAYDKVKKSSPPTQQRSPLTATRRPLRSLESSTAASRSRVAAISAYHGSPSLRRNLLDAAKTPDISSKLINNVSSKPANTRSVAQSVTNHSNLKKEKKEVLPNQQSSESPSKRSSPISSGAYKVSKSAVTNKRTASKASNDDKIKNKCHNGEVAKQPTVGSRSGTFLKDEPTILKKADIKSSQINT; this is encoded by the exons aatatttacGGACTCCTTGTATTGTGATCTTAACATAATACATGGATATAATGTAATACGAACAAACCAGTGTATTGTTAAAACCAGAGCTCCACATTTTTACGAGGTTCTCCAACCTTATTTTATATACACTAATAATCACATTGATTGCATCCTTGATAAACCAGGAATTTTTCATCATATTCAAGGCTTTGTGAG GTgtttatataacaatacaaatttaatacaaGAGGAACAACTGCTGGTAGAACTTATATTGAACGTTACTTATGTATCAAAATTTGTGAACACTCCTTGCGTTAATAATACTTCTGACATCAGTGAAAg ATATGTGGATTGCACAAAAACAGATTGTAATGTAACAATAAATCTTAGAAATACAAGAAATGTAAAAGAGTATGCTGCAGTGGATGTAAGTCCCACTTTATCCGATATGGCTGATTCTGGTTTAGAAACTGGTTCCGTAAGTCCACATGAAAATACAGCATCTGAAAATTCTAGTACTGATTTTGAAGAATTACAAGTCACCGAATATGCATCTACGAATGAAGATTTTGATAAAATACGTGTTAGATGTGTTAATAACAGAGATCAAAAAGTAGTCGCAGACTCAGACCGTTATGATTCAGTCAATAATTATAACAGTACATGCCATATAAGAGACTTGGTAGAGTCAGGATTGATGGAATGTGCTTCAAATGAACATAGCGCAACATGTTCTTCTGTCGATGCGGAACAACCACAACTAGATTCATCTAGTTCATCTGTGGAAAATGCGCAGAAAGCTAAAGTATACACAGATGAAATTTTTCAGTATGAAAATCAAGTGCTTAGTGATCCATTTTATGAATCTGACTGCGGAAGCGATGAAAACGAGTTGTTTGAATTTGTTGATCTTGGTAATGCATCTTCCGTAAGCGCGGACGTGGAAAAGGAATCAGCTAAAGAAGAGTCCATAGAAAAGTCGCAAGATGAAAAGTCATGTCATTATGATTATTCTCAAGTTGAAGATGCACAGTCGGAAGATACAAAAGTTGAAGCATCTCATGATGTGTCGAAACAAACAAGTTCCTGTAATACaagcaattattattttattgatgcATCAACCTTGAATGATGAAACCATAGTACTACCTTCAACTGTAactaaaaatcaatgtttcgaTGAAAAACCACAATCGCACACTTCCCGTCCTTCtgaatataatacaaacaaatcTAACGACCTTACCGAGGATCAGTGTTACAAATTCACATCTGTCAAAACAAGTAATTTACAAATGGGACATGAAAGGGTAGCAGAAtttgaaagagaaataaaactcACGGAACATCTAGAACCATTTGCAGATGCAAGAAAAATAAGGAGGACCGATTCTACTTCGGAAGATAAAACAAGCATAGGTACAGAAACTAACAAAGAATCTTTAgttgtagaaattaaagaagCAGATAGTGGTGAAAGCGCACATCCATCTCCTTACCctgataataacaaaaatatgaataatgatCGACACATTGTATCGCGGACGAATAACGACAATGACACCTCTATTAACTtagataataaaaaagaagtaaTCGAGCAAGTAAACGAAAAAGATACAGATTTCATGGAAGACATTCGACGACCTTCTCTTATCAGGAGAAATACGTTTGAGTTAGATTCTAATGACGAAAAGTTATCAGTGTTGAGGCAAGAATATGAACGACGACAAGGTACTTTAGTTTTCCAAAATGCTATACCTCAATATTCAGGGCATCGTGTCGATGGTGATTCATGTTTCATCCCACCTGATGAACCTGAGATTCCTATAAGCAATGTACTAAACAAATTTGCTATGGATGTTCAAATGCCAACTGCTACTCAATATCATACAATGCCGTATTTGCCATTGTGCAATGAAAAGTATGAGATTGATCATACGTCAACAGAAACTAATAATTCCCTACAAAATGACGGTAAATCTAATATAACTTATCCAGTAACAAGAAGCGCTAGTGACAAAATGGTAATGGACTGTGGTGCAGAGTTGGATAATGGGTCAAACAGTTGCAGTAACAGTTTACCTGTtacattaaattgtatattagaAAAGGACACTAAGACGGATACATTAAAGAAGACTAAGTGTGACGACACCACGCCTATTATTTCTGGTGGAGTCAGCACTTCGGATTATTCTAAACCTACTGATAGTCCTACTGTGCGTCGGAAAACAGAGTCTACACCAATTGTTTCGGGAGGTTCTGTCATTATGAGTGAACctgaagtaaaaataaaatcaacaagAATGTCTTCTTCCATGACTGCATGGGTAGTTGATATGAGTGATTGTAATAAAAATGACCCCAAATCAGCGAATAATTCGCATGTAGGCATGTCTCAAAGTTTTTCTACTTCAGAATGTGTCAAGAAACCTATAAGAAAAATAAGTCATGAAAAACACGGTAGCTTAGGTTTCTTTGTTAATTTGAAGGATATGGATTCTAAACCCGTTACACAGCAACAGATTTGTCCACCACAGAAAAAAGATCAAAATGAAAGTGGTAAGTCCTATTGTGAATTTTATGTTGACATGTCTCACGCAAATAACGCATTAAAAATTAAGAAGTTAGAAACGGAAGAATCTACTAACAAACCTGACAAGTTTAATGAAGCAAACGACAAGAAGAACATATTCTCTATGTTCATTGATTTAAGCAATCCACCAACGAACTCAGAAACTACTGTACAACAAACGCACAGAAGAAGTTTCTCTACATTTTATGATAAACGCGTGGAAATAAAATCAGATGATACTAATTCTAGCGAGAATAGTACAACTAGAGAAGATCAATCAATCAATGAACAAAAATCTATTCGAGAAAAGGCTAAACCAAGCGTGTTTATGTACATAGAGTCGGATTCACCAGTGGTTAGAAGAAGAACATTGTCATCGTCGAGACCGGCATTCAAACGACATTCTTGGAATGTGGATAAAACGCAAAgtaccaataataataatgggcacattgtaaaagaaattatgttCAGGAAGGAACACAAACGAGCACATAGCCTGTCGGTAGATCGTGGAGACTTAAAGAAATTACAAGCAAAGCCCAGTTGTTCGAGTCATTCTTTAAGTGACACAATAAAACCAGAATGTGCTGctcaaaaaaattctaaatttcttaaagaagGAAACGGAGTCCTGAGTAACATGGATACATCTTCAGAAGATGCATTTGAATATGATACAAGGGACACACCTCCGAATTCTCATGTTGAAGTGATTAATGAAGAACTTCGCGTGAGCGTAAAAGAACATGAGTACACTGAATTGAAAACCGATCGAACTACGGATAATCTTAATACTAGTGATGTTAAAACATACGAAGATGAATATTCAGAAACTTCCGCGTGGGAAAAAACATGTACAGAGAGTACTGAAGGACAAACCCGTAAAAGTGAGACTTTCGATATCAGTAGCGGTAGCGGGCCATCTCCAGATAGTGATAATCATGATTATGAATTATCAGAATTGTTAAACGGTGAAGTGCCAAACTTAGATCGAACACAAACAGTTCCTGctgtatgtaataaaatatctgAGACGCATAAATCtttaaatgaaacaatcaaaaaaattgaaagtgaATTTAAAGATCCAGATTACGAAAAACCAGAAACTACATATGAAAACCATAACACGGCATCAAAGAAAAATGACAGAGCCATGAAACTTAATCTTGTAGCAACAACATCCAACTTTGTTCGATTATCGGATTTGGATAAAACGCCTATTGCTTCTCGTACATCGGATACTTTAATTGTAAAGGAAGACAGAACTGCGTATCGAATGTGTAATAGCATCCCAGAAACTTCTTGGATTGAAAGCAAGTTAGGTATGTCCAGAACAAATGGATCGGTTAGACCACTTCCCAGGAAATTCACATCGATCATGAGCACTTCCTTGCCATCTAAACAAAAATCTCCTCTTGAGGACTTAACAGGAGAATATGATGGTGAAGGTATTATATCAGAATCTGATTTAAGTAGTATGCAGAGTAGCATGGGTCGTTCTGGGGCAG aaggAAGTACAGAAGAAACTGAAACATCGAGTTTAGCAGGTGGAAGACCATACAATAGATTGGGAGAAGATTTACTAAGAATGTTCTTAGAAGAAATTAATCCAGATGTTACGATTGATGTAGCTGGTCGTCGCATAAGAGCTCACAAATGTATATTAAGTTCTCGTTGTCAATATTTTGCAGCGATTCTTAGCGGGGGGTGGATTGAAAATGCGGGAAATGTTATTTCCTTGCAAGGATACTCTTATGATGCAGTACATTTTGCATTATGTCACATTTATAGTGGGGAAAGTAATATACCAGATTCTATAAGTATAGTAGAATTAGCAACTTTGGCTGATATGCTATGCTTGGAGGGTCTTAAAGAGGTTATAGGATATACGCTTAAAGTTAAATATTGCCATTTGTTTCATAAG CCCTGTCAAATATGCGCCGTAGGTGTACTAGAATGTATACCTTTGGCGGCAGCTTATGGTCTAGATGAGGTATATCGTAAATCTCTTCGTTGGGTCACAAGACACTTCGTACGAATATGGCCATGCAAGGCATTTGCAACTCTTCCAAGAGAATTGATGGAAAAATGTTACCATCAACATATTGTACACATG TCAACGGACAATGTGCTTCAAACTATGATGGATTGTGATAAACTCCTTGCAACCCTGCCAAATGTGCGTTGGGCAGAACCAGTATTTAGAATGGTTTcgaatttattggaaacatCAATGAAGTTTTTATCAGATAATTTCTCGGGAATATtgggaaatgaaaattttcaatcccTTGGTCGAGAATTGACATGGAATATCAGTCGATTAGAAGATAATTTCTTAGCTGCTGCAGAACATTTGCCTCCTGAACAAGCGTGTAAAAGTTAttcgaaattacataaaatgttGGCATCGGTACAAGTAGACGAGAATCAGGAGAAAATGAAATGGGGTCCTTTGTTTATTGATTTTCTGAAGAAAATTCAAAGTCGTGTAGAGAAGTGTTTAGTCAGAGATGCAGCACGAGCAGCGAGGACCACAACATGGTTAAAAATGGATCTAGAACTGCGACGTAGAATACAAGAGTTAGCTTGCCTTGTTATTCTACCTCATGAAACTTCAAAACGTCAATCAAGGCATTCTAACTttgtaaaa GAACCTAAATCATCGTTGAGTCGCTCAACAACAAATCGCAATTTGGATTTAAAACGTGTGAAAATGGTTATATCGAAACATAATGATAAAACTTTAAAACAAATGGTCGCTGTACAGCAAACAAAAAAGGTAATAAACAAACCTAAAACTGATCCGTTGGAACGTAAGATGCAAGATGATAAACCAGCTACGACGGAAACAAGTAGACCAAAATCTTGGCCCAATAAAATAGAG GTGAAGTCAAGATACTTAGAACCTAGAAATAAGTCTGTTCCCAAAGAAACTGTTCAACCACCACACCAGGAAAAAGTGCTAGTACATCAACGTCGAAAAATAATGATTTCGTCATCGGATTCATCTCGGACATCTAGTCCCGCTATGAAACGCGCTACTGATAAAAAACCATTGGCCAAGATAAAGTTACCTATAAAGAAGGATGTGAAGGCTCTCTCTTCTGATAGCCTAACAGATCCTAATTCGAGTAGAACGAATAATAAGAAGGATTCACTCAGCAAAAGTTGTGGCATTACACGCCCAGAATCGCCAACTTTTAAACAAAAGAATGTCGAGATAGGATTATCTGTGGATTCATTGGCAGAATCAAAAAATAAACCTGTAGCCGCCAAAaagaaaactactaaaatggatACCTCAATGTCTACGGATAGTCTTATGACTGAGATCACAACCACGCCCAAATCAAatgtatcaaataaattatCACCGACTTTAGGGaaaacaattaacaaaacaCAAGCTTATGATAAGGTAAAAAAGAGTTCGCCACCGACTCAGCAAAGAAGTCCGCTGACAGCAACAAGAAGGCCACTTAGATCTTTAGAAAGCTCGACTGCAGCTAGCAGAAGTAGGGTAGCAGCTATAAGCGCTTACCATGGTTCGCCTAGTTTGCGACGAAATCTTCTAGATGCTGCAAAAACACCAGATATTTCAagtaagttaataaataatgtgtcATCCAAACCTGCGAATACACGATCGGTTGCACAGTCCGTAACCAATcattctaatttaaaaaaagaaaagaaagaagtatTGCCAAATCAACAGAGTTCTGAAAGCCCTAGTAAAAGATCTTCCCCAATATCATCTGGCGCTTATAAAGTAAGTAAATCTGCGGTAACCAATAAAAGAACGGCGAGTAAGGCTTCGAACGATgataagattaaaaataaatgccaTAATGGGGAAGTTGCAAAACAACCTACAGTAGGCTCTAGGTCGGGAACTTTTCTAAAAGACGAACCTACGATACTTAAGAAAGCAGATATTAAATCTTCTCAAATCAATACTTAA